A single window of Cellulomonas sp. NTE-D12 DNA harbors:
- a CDS encoding thymidine phosphorylase, with product MSAEAFDAVDVIVAKRDGRRLSDAQIDWVLDAYTRGVVADEQMSALAMAILLNGMDRAEIARWTAAMIASGERMDFSGLSRPTSDKHSTGGVGDKITLPLAPLVAVFGVAVPQLSGRGLGHTGGTLDKLESIPGWRASLSNDEMLRQLEEVGAVICAAGSGLAPADRKLYALRDVTGTVEAIPLIASSIMSKKIAEGTGSLVLDVKVGSGAFMKDVDRARELAQTMVALGTDAGVRTVALLTDMSTPLGLTAGNALEVRESVEVLAGGGPADVVELTVALAREMLAGAGRPDADPAAALADGRAMDVWRSMIAAQGGDPDATLPVARETEQVLAEADGVLTALDAYAVGIAAWRLGAGRARKEDPVQAGAGVQLHAKPGDRVRAGQPLMTLHTDTPERFGRAREALVGAVSISADAAPERGPLVLERVAD from the coding sequence ATGAGCGCGGAGGCCTTCGACGCGGTCGACGTGATCGTCGCCAAGCGGGACGGCCGCCGGCTGTCGGACGCCCAGATCGACTGGGTGCTCGACGCCTACACGCGCGGCGTGGTCGCGGACGAGCAGATGTCCGCGCTGGCCATGGCGATCCTGCTGAACGGGATGGACCGTGCCGAGATCGCCCGCTGGACGGCGGCGATGATCGCCAGCGGCGAGCGGATGGACTTCTCCGGTCTGTCGCGGCCGACGTCCGACAAGCACTCGACGGGCGGCGTCGGCGACAAGATCACGCTCCCGCTGGCACCGCTGGTGGCGGTGTTCGGCGTGGCGGTGCCGCAGCTGTCCGGCCGCGGTCTGGGTCACACGGGCGGCACGCTCGACAAGCTCGAGTCGATCCCCGGCTGGCGGGCGTCGCTGTCCAACGACGAGATGCTGCGCCAGCTCGAGGAGGTCGGCGCCGTGATCTGCGCCGCCGGCTCCGGCCTGGCGCCGGCCGACCGCAAGCTCTACGCGCTGCGCGACGTCACCGGCACGGTCGAGGCGATCCCGCTGATCGCCAGCTCGATCATGAGCAAGAAGATCGCCGAGGGCACCGGTTCGCTGGTCCTCGACGTGAAGGTGGGCTCCGGGGCGTTCATGAAGGACGTCGACCGGGCCCGCGAGCTCGCGCAGACGATGGTGGCGCTGGGCACCGACGCCGGGGTGCGCACGGTGGCGCTGCTGACGGACATGTCCACGCCGCTGGGCCTCACCGCGGGCAACGCCCTCGAGGTGCGCGAGTCGGTGGAGGTGCTGGCCGGCGGCGGACCGGCGGACGTCGTCGAGCTGACCGTCGCCCTGGCGCGGGAGATGCTCGCCGGCGCCGGGCGGCCCGACGCCGACCCTGCGGCCGCGCTCGCCGACGGTCGCGCGATGGACGTGTGGCGGTCGATGATCGCCGCGCAGGGCGGCGACCCCGACGCGACGCTGCCGGTCGCACGCGAGACGGAGCAGGTGCTGGCGGAGGCCGATGGGGTGCTCACAGCCCTGGATGCCTACGCCGTCGGCATCGCCGCGTGGCGGCTCGGCGCCGGGCGGGCCCGCAAGGAGGACCCCGTGCAGGCCGGTGCCGGTGTGCAGCTGCACGCCAAGCCGGGCGACCGGGTGCGTGCCGGTCAGCCCCTGATGACGCTGCACACCGACACCCCGGAACGGTTCGGCCGGGCCCGCGAGGCGCTCGTCGGCGCCGTCAGCATCAGCGCGGACGCGGCTCCGGAGCGGGGCCCGCTGGTCCTCGAGCGCGTCGCCGACTGA